The sequence GTGTTCGCGGTGGTATCGCGATCTCGACAGTGTTAGTAGGAGCGCTACTTGCAGCATCTACTGGCGTGGTTGGGGCATCGGTTGTCGCGATGGGCCTAATTTCTTTACCTGTTATGCTTAAATATAATTACGACAAAGGGTTAGCTTGCGGAACGATCTGTGCTTCAGGAACATTAGGTCAGATTATCCCGCCATCAATCGTGCTAATTCTGCTTGGTGATGTATTAGGCGTTCCAGTCGGTGATCTTTTCCATGCGGCGATAGGGCCAGGCTTTGTTCTGGTTGGTGCATACATTATCTATATCTTAATTTACGCCAAGTTGAATCCAGAAGCGGCACAGATTATAGAAAGAGATGAGTCTATATCGAGAAGGGAAGAAGTATTTACTGCGCTTAAGGCCGTGATTCCGCCACTAGCTCTTATAATTGTGGTGCTAGGATCAATATTTGCCGGTATAGCAACACCAACCGAATCTGCTGCGTTGGGTGGAGCAGGCGCTATTGTTCTTGCACTACTCTATAAACAGTTCAGCTTCCGCATGGTGTATGAGGCATCGAAAGAAACCGTTAAAGTAACGGCAATGGTGTTTGCTATATTGCTTGGGGCGACCGCGTTTTCGATGGCCTTTAGTTATACTGGTGGCGACTTATTAGTTGAAGAGTGGATGCTTGAGTTACCTGGCGAGAAATGGGGTTTCCTCATTATTGTTATGCTTGTGGTTTTGGTACTTGGTTTTTTTATCGATTTCGTAGAGATCTGTTTTATCATCGTACCGATTATTGCCCCTGTTGCTGAACTTATGGGCATTGATATGGTTTGGTTTGCTATTTTGATAGCAATGAATTTACAGACTTCTTTCTTAACGCCACCATTTGGCTTTAGTCTGTTTTACTTAAAAGGTGTTGCACCTAAAGGCGTGACGACCGCAGACATATATCGGGGTGTATTGCCGTTTATACTGATTCAGGTCGCCGTGTTAGCGAGCTTAATGGTATTTCCGGAATTTTATGGAATGTGATCAAATCCGAGGTTAATCCTCTTGAATTACAATCTATTAACATTTGTTGTTATGATAAAACCGT is a genomic window of Vibrio algarum containing:
- a CDS encoding TRAP transporter large permease — encoded protein: MIGIVMFFVALLALLLGFPVAFTFGGIAFLFGTWAEGIEMFAFMPYRIQSIMENTVLMAVPLFVFMGLVLQKTKLAEQLLESMGRLFGGVRGGIAISTVLVGALLAASTGVVGASVVAMGLISLPVMLKYNYDKGLACGTICASGTLGQIIPPSIVLILLGDVLGVPVGDLFHAAIGPGFVLVGAYIIYILIYAKLNPEAAQIIERDESISRREEVFTALKAVIPPLALIIVVLGSIFAGIATPTESAALGGAGAIVLALLYKQFSFRMVYEASKETVKVTAMVFAILLGATAFSMAFSYTGGDLLVEEWMLELPGEKWGFLIIVMLVVLVLGFFIDFVEICFIIVPIIAPVAELMGIDMVWFAILIAMNLQTSFLTPPFGFSLFYLKGVAPKGVTTADIYRGVLPFILIQVAVLASLMVFPEFYGM